Proteins encoded within one genomic window of Trichoderma asperellum chromosome 2, complete sequence:
- the GEM1 gene encoding ERMES complex Ca(2+)-binding regulatory GTPase gem1 (TransMembrane:1 (o602-621i)~BUSCO:EOG092D0Y1F), which yields MPTAVRICVCGDESTGKSSLIASLVKDQFMTNKIQPVLPQITIPPSIGTPENVTTTIVDTSARPQDRTTLRKEIRKCNVILLVYADHYSYERVALFWMPYFRSLGVNVPVVLCANKSDLVGQGSTSQVVEEEMLPVMAEFREIDSCIRTSAREHRNVNEVFFLCQKAVTHPIAPLFDYKEGHLKPACVDALKRIFYLCDKNQDGYLDNQEMRDFQSRCFDKPLTDDDLDNIKLSLSKALRGADLSKGIDLRSFLQLNKMYAEKGRHETIWIILRKYHHTDSLSLEENFLHPKFEVPEFCSAELSPAGYRFFVDLFLLFDKDNDGGLNDEELEALFAPTPGLPPSWSDSAFPSSTVRNEGGYITLQGWLAQWSMTTFLEPKTTLEYLAYLGFEPPNPKDPITSALKVTKPRKRRRRPGRVERNVFHCYILGASGAGKSSLLDAFLNRTFDGLYHPTIKPRRAVNSVELPGGKQVYLIFEELGELEPAILENQAKLDACDLLCYAYDSSDPDSFSHIVDIRKKHPQLDELPSVYTALKADRDKTMQRSELQPDQYTSSLNMSSPLHVSVTWNSISELFVALAEAAANPSTAFPKSDDDMIDRTSLYLTLGATACAAIAAVMIWRRSTNAM from the exons ATGCCGACTGCAG TACGGATCTGCGTTTGCGGCGACGAGAGCACAGGCAAATCCAGCCTGATTGCATCTCTTGTTAAGGACCAGTTTATGACGAACAAGATCCAGCCGGTCCTCCCCCAAATCACTATTCCGCCCAGCATCGGAACGCCAGAGAATGTCACTACGACAATCGTTGATACTTCAGCCCGGCCCCAGGACCGAACTACCTTGCGCAAGGAAATTCGGAAATGCAATGTTATTCTGCTTGTATATGCCGACCACTATAGCTACGAACGTGTGGCCCTGTTTTGGATGCCCTACTTCCGATCGTTGGGTGTAAATGTTCCAGTCGTGCTGTGCGCCAACAAGTCAGACTTGGTGGGCCAGGGCAGCACATCCcaggtggtggaggaggagatgctACCGGTCATGGCTGAGTTTAGAGAGATCGACTCATGTATCAGGACCAGCGCAAGGGAACACCGCAACGTCAACGAAGTTTTCTTCTTATGTCAGAAGGCCGTGACCCATCCGATTGCCCCCCTCTTCGACTACAAAGAAGGCCATCTTAAGCCAGCGTGTGTTGATGCTTTAAAGCGGATATTTTACCTTTGCGACAAGAACCAAGACGGTTACCTTGATAACCAGGAAATGCGAGATTTTCAGTCTCGGTGTTTTGATAAGCCTCTTACAGACGATGACCTCGACAATATCAAACTCTCCCTATCCAAAGCACTTCGAGGTGCAGACCTATCAAAAGGTATCGATCTGAGAAGCTTTTTGCAACTGAATAAGATGTACGCCGAGAAAGGCAGGCATGAAACCATCTGGATCATATTGCGCAAATATCACCATACGGATAGTTTAAGCTTGGAAGAAAACTTTCTCCATCCAAAATTCGAAGTCCCAGAGTTTTGTTCGGCCGAGCTCAGTCCAGCTGGATACCGCTTCTTTGTGGATCTATTTCTGCTCTTCGACAAAGATAACGACGGTGGCTTGAATGACGAAGAACTCGAGGCTCTATTTGCTCCCACCCCTGGACTGCCACCATCTTGGTCAGACTCTGCTTTTCCGTCCTCGACGGTTAGAAATGAGGGCGGGTACATCACACTTCAAGGCTGGCTGGCCCAATGGAGTATGACCACATTTTTAGAGCCCAAGACGACTCTGGAGTACCTGGCCTACCTCGGTTTCGAACCTCCTAATCCAAAAGATCCCATCACTTCAGCACTAAAAGTTACGAAGCCGCGCAAAAGGCGGAGGCGACCCGGCCGTGTCGAAAGGAACGTCTTCCATTGTTACATTCTCGGTGCGTCAGGAGCAGGCAAATCGTCTCTTTTGGATGCTTTTCTGAACCGTACGTTCGACGGGTTATACCACCCCACAATCAAGCCACGCCGAGCGGTCAACAGCGTGGAGCTCCCTGGCGGAAAGCAAGTATACCTCATTTTTGAAGAACTCGGCGAGCTGGAACCAGCTATCCTAGAAAACCAAGCAAAGTTGGACGCCTGTGACCTTCTTTGCTACGCATACGACTCGTCTGATCCTGATTCTTTTTCCCATATTGTGGATATACGGAAAAAGCACCCCCAGCTGGATGAGCTGCCCTCTGTGTATACCGCGCTCAAGGCAGATAGGGACAAGACTATGCAACGCAGCGAGCTTCAGCCCGATCAGTACACGTCATCGCTTAACATGAGCTCTCCCTTGCACGTTAGCGTTACGTGGAATAGCATCAGTGAGCTTTTCGTCGCTCtcgcagaggcagcagcaaaccCTAGCACTGCTTTCCCAAAGAGTGATGACGACATGATTGATCGGACAAGCCTGTATCTTACTCTGGGCGCAACAGCGTGTGCGGCGATAGCAGCAGTCATGATTTGGAGACGATCCACAAACGCCATGTAG
- the GEM1 gene encoding ERMES complex Ca(2+)-binding regulatory GTPase gem1, variant 2 (TransMembrane:1 (o573-592i)~BUSCO:EOG092D0Y1F) produces MTNKIQPVLPQITIPPSIGTPENVTTTIVDTSARPQDRTTLRKEIRKCNVILLVYADHYSYERVALFWMPYFRSLGVNVPVVLCANKSDLVGQGSTSQVVEEEMLPVMAEFREIDSCIRTSAREHRNVNEVFFLCQKAVTHPIAPLFDYKEGHLKPACVDALKRIFYLCDKNQDGYLDNQEMRDFQSRCFDKPLTDDDLDNIKLSLSKALRGADLSKGIDLRSFLQLNKMYAEKGRHETIWIILRKYHHTDSLSLEENFLHPKFEVPEFCSAELSPAGYRFFVDLFLLFDKDNDGGLNDEELEALFAPTPGLPPSWSDSAFPSSTVRNEGGYITLQGWLAQWSMTTFLEPKTTLEYLAYLGFEPPNPKDPITSALKVTKPRKRRRRPGRVERNVFHCYILGASGAGKSSLLDAFLNRTFDGLYHPTIKPRRAVNSVELPGGKQVYLIFEELGELEPAILENQAKLDACDLLCYAYDSSDPDSFSHIVDIRKKHPQLDELPSVYTALKADRDKTMQRSELQPDQYTSSLNMSSPLHVSVTWNSISELFVALAEAAANPSTAFPKSDDDMIDRTSLYLTLGATACAAIAAVMIWRRSTNAM; encoded by the coding sequence ATGACGAACAAGATCCAGCCGGTCCTCCCCCAAATCACTATTCCGCCCAGCATCGGAACGCCAGAGAATGTCACTACGACAATCGTTGATACTTCAGCCCGGCCCCAGGACCGAACTACCTTGCGCAAGGAAATTCGGAAATGCAATGTTATTCTGCTTGTATATGCCGACCACTATAGCTACGAACGTGTGGCCCTGTTTTGGATGCCCTACTTCCGATCGTTGGGTGTAAATGTTCCAGTCGTGCTGTGCGCCAACAAGTCAGACTTGGTGGGCCAGGGCAGCACATCCcaggtggtggaggaggagatgctACCGGTCATGGCTGAGTTTAGAGAGATCGACTCATGTATCAGGACCAGCGCAAGGGAACACCGCAACGTCAACGAAGTTTTCTTCTTATGTCAGAAGGCCGTGACCCATCCGATTGCCCCCCTCTTCGACTACAAAGAAGGCCATCTTAAGCCAGCGTGTGTTGATGCTTTAAAGCGGATATTTTACCTTTGCGACAAGAACCAAGACGGTTACCTTGATAACCAGGAAATGCGAGATTTTCAGTCTCGGTGTTTTGATAAGCCTCTTACAGACGATGACCTCGACAATATCAAACTCTCCCTATCCAAAGCACTTCGAGGTGCAGACCTATCAAAAGGTATCGATCTGAGAAGCTTTTTGCAACTGAATAAGATGTACGCCGAGAAAGGCAGGCATGAAACCATCTGGATCATATTGCGCAAATATCACCATACGGATAGTTTAAGCTTGGAAGAAAACTTTCTCCATCCAAAATTCGAAGTCCCAGAGTTTTGTTCGGCCGAGCTCAGTCCAGCTGGATACCGCTTCTTTGTGGATCTATTTCTGCTCTTCGACAAAGATAACGACGGTGGCTTGAATGACGAAGAACTCGAGGCTCTATTTGCTCCCACCCCTGGACTGCCACCATCTTGGTCAGACTCTGCTTTTCCGTCCTCGACGGTTAGAAATGAGGGCGGGTACATCACACTTCAAGGCTGGCTGGCCCAATGGAGTATGACCACATTTTTAGAGCCCAAGACGACTCTGGAGTACCTGGCCTACCTCGGTTTCGAACCTCCTAATCCAAAAGATCCCATCACTTCAGCACTAAAAGTTACGAAGCCGCGCAAAAGGCGGAGGCGACCCGGCCGTGTCGAAAGGAACGTCTTCCATTGTTACATTCTCGGTGCGTCAGGAGCAGGCAAATCGTCTCTTTTGGATGCTTTTCTGAACCGTACGTTCGACGGGTTATACCACCCCACAATCAAGCCACGCCGAGCGGTCAACAGCGTGGAGCTCCCTGGCGGAAAGCAAGTATACCTCATTTTTGAAGAACTCGGCGAGCTGGAACCAGCTATCCTAGAAAACCAAGCAAAGTTGGACGCCTGTGACCTTCTTTGCTACGCATACGACTCGTCTGATCCTGATTCTTTTTCCCATATTGTGGATATACGGAAAAAGCACCCCCAGCTGGATGAGCTGCCCTCTGTGTATACCGCGCTCAAGGCAGATAGGGACAAGACTATGCAACGCAGCGAGCTTCAGCCCGATCAGTACACGTCATCGCTTAACATGAGCTCTCCCTTGCACGTTAGCGTTACGTGGAATAGCATCAGTGAGCTTTTCGTCGCTCtcgcagaggcagcagcaaaccCTAGCACTGCTTTCCCAAAGAGTGATGACGACATGATTGATCGGACAAGCCTGTATCTTACTCTGGGCGCAACAGCGTGTGCGGCGATAGCAGCAGTCATGATTTGGAGACGATCCACAAACGCCATGTAG
- a CDS encoding uncharacterized protein (EggNog:ENOG41) — translation MFVLPPPPRYPAGAYGVGLGGVVPLIETNNTLSNPSGPEYRFLVGEGTYVLKEDLNLATPPPHPSEAPVVNPNPLATNPQPATAGTKMSILSLESRPAPFFYRGPSATTLSLGGGTLSIQEHPNESRYSTEGGMSSDDGRAASSEGPAASTTFGSAPAFGEGNSLLAPTVSKDVNKKKKPKNNVTKSNSSFISRVIVNDSLARKLTERPSDGLFAFANINRAFQWLDMSSPTKQDYLTKILFTKAHCLCHDVNMVTKSVSHIDVIMGFSTGEIIWWEPISQRYTRLNKNGIINNTPVSEIRWIPGSENLFLAAHMDGLLVVYDKEKEDGHLNPEEEGLTASGSGSEGELSNGSAIGNGIRINKSVHSKNQKTNPVAAWKLSNQRINAFSFSPDNRHLAVVSEDGTLRVIDYLKEELLDLYHSYYGGLSCVCWTPDGKYVLTGGQDDLISIWSMADSALVARCQGHRSWVSALAFDPWRCDDRNYRFGSVGEDGRLCLWDFSVGMLHRPKTAAPNRHRGSVSSKFTAPHRTDTNTSVNSGGKGSILEDEWEENVIAHPVQPRAVIPMLPPVLTHVVDSHPACWLAFTEDAVITSCKSGHVRTWNRPGVPTGNEGLDG, via the exons ATGTT CGTTCTGCCACCCCCTCCGCGATATCCCGCAGGCGCCTATGGCGTCGGCCTCGGGGGCGTCGTGCCCCTGATCGAGACCAACAATACACTGTCGAACCCGAGCGGACCCGAGTATCGGTTCCTGGTAGGAGAGG GAACATACGTGCTCAAGGAAGACTTGAACCTGGCCACACCACCACCCCACCCGTCCGAGGCGCCTGTTGTCAATCCGAATCCCCTGGCTACGAACCCTCAGCCTGCGACTGCTGGAACAAAAATGTCGATTCTTAGCTTGGAATCCCGACCCGCTCCCTTCTTCTACAGAGGCCCCTCTGCTACAACGCTGTCACTGGGTGGTGGAACGTTGAGTATTCAAGAACACCCCAACGAAAGCCGATATTCGACTGAAGGTGGCATGAGTAGCGATGATGGCCGTGCAGCGTCGAGCGAAGGCCCAGCCGCATCAACTACATTCGGCTCTGCTCCTGCATTTGGCGAAGGAAATTCCCTGCTGGCTCCTACGGTATCGAAAGAcgtaaataaaaagaagaagcccaagaatAATGTTACCAAGAGCAACTCTTCTTTCATCTCTCGTGTCATTGTTAATGATAGCTTGGCGCGAAAGCTGACGGAACGGCCGAGCGATGGGCTATTTGCTTTTGCCAATATTAACCGAGCATTTCAGTGGCTGGACATGTCATCGCCGACAAAG CAAGATTACTTGACAAAGATACTGTTCACCAAGGCTCACTGCTTATGTCACGATGTCAACATGGTGACAAAGAGTGTTTCTCATATCGATGTGATTATGGGTTTCTCTACTGGCGAAATCATCTGGTGGGAGCCCATTTCCCAGCGATATACGCGACTCAACAAAAAT GGCATAATCAATAACACACCCGTATCTGAAATACGATGGATTCCTGGCTCCGAGAATCTGTTCCTTGCAGCCCACATGGATGGCTTACTAGTGGTATACGataaagagaaggaggacgGCCATCTGAATCCGGAAGAGGAAGGGCTGACTGCCAGCGGCAGTGGGAGTGAGGGGGAGCTGTCCAACGGATCTGCCATTGGTAATGGCATCAGGATCAACAAGTCGGTGCACTCCAAGAATCAGAAGACTAATCCAGTAGCCGCCTGGAAACTATCGAACCAGAGGATAAATGCCTTTTCATTTTCGCCTGATAACCGACATCTTGCGGTTGTGTCCGAGGACGGTACATTGAGAGTAATTGACTATCTCAAAGAAGA GCTCTTAGACCTGTATCATTCGTACTACGGGGGACTGTCATGTGTTTGCTGGACTCCAGATGGCAAATACGTCCTAACTGGTGGTCAAGATGACTTGATATCTATTTGGTCAATGGCAGACTCAGCATTAGTTGCCCGATGCCAGGGTCATCGATCCTGGGTCTCTGCGTTGGCATTCGACCCATGGCGATGTGACGACCGAAACTATCGCTTTGGCAGCGTGGGAGAGGATGGACGACTCTGTCTCTGGGATTTTAGCGTGGGCATGCTGCACCGCCCTAAGACTGCT GCCCCTAATCGCCACCGAGGATCGGTATCGTCCAAGTTCACGGCTCCACATAGAACAGATACCAACACGTCGGTAAATTCGGGCGGCAAAGGCTCCATACTAGAGGATGAGTGGGAAGAGAATGTGATTGCGCATCCTGTTCAGCCGCGGGCGGTAATTCCAATGCTGCCACCTGTGCTG ACGCACGTGGTTGATAGCCATCCGGCGTGCTGGCTAGCCTTCACCGAGGATGCCGTTATCACAAGCTGCAAGTCAG GGCACGTAAGAACCTGGAACCGACCAGGCGTCCCAACAGGCAACGAGGGGCTTGATGGATAG